One part of the [Synechococcus] sp. NIES-970 genome encodes these proteins:
- the smpB gene encoding SsrA-binding protein yields MADSKKPIKLVSDNRQARFQYEILETLEAGVQLKGTEVKSVRAGKVNLRDGYVLIRNNEAWLLNVHISPYNASGDYFNHEPKRDRKLLLHRKEIRRLIGQLEQKGLTLIPLKMYLKGSLVKLSLGLGRGKKLHDKRETLKRRQDDREMARALKHR; encoded by the coding sequence ATGGCAGATAGCAAAAAACCGATTAAACTCGTCAGCGATAATCGTCAGGCGCGCTTCCAGTATGAGATCCTCGAAACCTTAGAGGCCGGGGTTCAGCTCAAGGGGACAGAAGTGAAGTCGGTGCGAGCGGGGAAGGTGAACTTGCGGGATGGCTATGTGCTCATTCGTAATAATGAGGCCTGGCTGTTAAATGTGCATATCTCCCCCTACAATGCCAGCGGCGATTATTTTAACCATGAACCGAAACGCGATCGCAAGCTCCTGCTACACCGCAAAGAAATTCGGCGGCTCATTGGTCAACTGGAGCAGAAGGGGTTAACTTTGATCCCTTTGAAGATGTATCTCAAGGGGAGCCTGGTAAAACTGAGCCTTGGTTTGGGACGCGGTAAGAAGCTCCACGATAAACGGGAAACCCTCAAGCGGCGTCAGGATGACAGGGAAATGGCCCGCGCTCTCAAGCACCGTTAA